One stretch of Pradoshia sp. D12 DNA includes these proteins:
- a CDS encoding nucleotide pyrophosphohydrolase, translating into MEHKKTIADLQQEVDQYIGQFKEGYFSPLAMTARLTEELGELAREINHYYGEKPKKESETEKAIEEELGDVLFVLICMANSLNIDLQDAHDRVMEKFNSRDKDRWTRKEE; encoded by the coding sequence ATGGAACATAAGAAAACAATCGCTGACTTACAGCAGGAAGTAGATCAATACATAGGGCAATTTAAAGAGGGATACTTCAGTCCGCTTGCCATGACAGCGAGACTTACTGAAGAGCTTGGAGAATTGGCGAGAGAGATTAACCATTATTATGGTGAAAAACCCAAAAAAGAATCTGAAACAGAAAAAGCAATTGAAGAAGAATTAGGAGATGTTTTATTTGTGCTAATTTGTATGGCCAATTCGCTGAATATTGATTTACAGGATGCACATGACAGGGTGATGGAGAAATTCAATTCCAGGGACAAAGACCGTTGGACAAGAAAGGAAGAATGA
- a CDS encoding YitT family protein, with the protein MFFNLKLKNVILILLGAAIMSFGLVHFNMQNALGEGGFTGITLLIYNLTGISPSITNILLNIPLFFVGYKLLGKKTFLYTLIGTIAVSVFIAIFEKYQIHIPLKDDLMLAALFAGVCIGVGLGIIFRYGGTTGGVDIIARLMFKYKGWSMGKTMFMFDFCVIVLSLVTYLEYKQAMYTLVLVYIGSRVIDFIQEGAYAARGVMIISNSNSVIAEKINQQMERGVTLLKGVGSYTKQERDVIYCVVGSNEIVRLKSIITSIDPHAFVSVSVVHDVLGEGFTLDENKNPLEK; encoded by the coding sequence GTGTTTTTCAACTTAAAGCTTAAAAACGTCATACTGATATTATTAGGGGCTGCAATAATGTCTTTTGGCCTTGTTCATTTTAATATGCAAAACGCATTAGGTGAAGGGGGATTTACAGGGATTACCCTTTTAATTTATAACTTAACTGGTATTAGCCCTTCGATTACCAATATTTTATTAAATATACCTCTTTTCTTTGTAGGATATAAACTGTTGGGCAAAAAAACCTTTTTGTATACACTTATCGGTACCATCGCTGTATCTGTATTTATTGCGATTTTCGAAAAATATCAAATACATATTCCTTTAAAGGATGACCTAATGCTCGCGGCTTTATTTGCAGGTGTGTGCATTGGTGTCGGTTTAGGAATTATTTTCCGTTACGGCGGAACGACTGGCGGAGTCGACATCATCGCACGGCTCATGTTCAAATATAAAGGCTGGAGCATGGGAAAAACCATGTTTATGTTTGACTTCTGCGTTATCGTTTTATCACTCGTAACGTATTTGGAATATAAACAAGCCATGTATACACTTGTCCTCGTTTATATTGGCAGCCGTGTAATTGACTTTATCCAAGAGGGTGCATATGCAGCCCGTGGTGTGATGATCATAAGCAACTCCAATTCCGTGATAGCTGAAAAGATTAATCAACAAATGGAACGCGGTGTTACATTACTCAAAGGGGTTGGCTCATATACCAAACAGGAGCGCGATGTGATTTATTGCGTTGTAGGCAGCAATGAAATTGTACGCCTTAAGAGCATTATTACATCCATTGATCCACATGCATTTGTTTCCGTATCTGTCGTACATGATGTACTTGGTGAAGGATTTACGTTGGATGAAAATAAAAATCCGCTTGAAAAATAA
- a CDS encoding zinc metallopeptidase gives MSFLIYFILLLIIPIYAQMKVQRAYKKYSQVPASNGYTGAEVARKLLDENGLYNIRVEETHGVLSDHYDPTNKVVRLSSSNYHGHSLAGTAVAAHEVGHAIQDKEDYSFMRIRHKLVPVANIGSNFSWILILAGLLLGSLNLAWLGVLFMGAAVLFQFVTLPVEFNASNRAMKQVVALGVIRADEEKETKKVLDAAALTYVAAAAVAVLELLRFVFMLTGMNGED, from the coding sequence ATGAGCTTTTTAATTTATTTTATACTGCTTTTAATTATCCCAATTTATGCACAAATGAAAGTTCAAAGGGCTTACAAGAAATATTCACAGGTTCCTGCATCGAATGGTTACACGGGTGCGGAAGTTGCCCGTAAGTTGTTGGACGAAAATGGTTTGTACAATATACGAGTAGAAGAAACACATGGAGTATTAAGTGACCACTATGATCCTACAAATAAAGTGGTAAGATTATCATCAAGTAACTATCATGGTCATTCACTCGCCGGCACCGCTGTCGCAGCTCATGAGGTTGGCCATGCCATTCAGGATAAAGAAGATTATTCCTTTATGAGAATCCGTCATAAGCTAGTACCAGTTGCTAATATCGGTTCTAACTTTTCCTGGATTTTAATTTTAGCTGGGCTGTTGCTTGGCAGCTTAAATCTAGCATGGCTGGGAGTATTGTTTATGGGGGCAGCCGTGTTATTCCAATTCGTTACACTGCCGGTTGAATTCAATGCTTCTAACCGTGCTATGAAACAGGTTGTTGCTTTAGGTGTAATCAGGGCTGATGAAGAAAAAGAAACGAAAAAAGTCTTAGATGCCGCAGCCTTAACATATGTTGCAGCTGCAGCAGTTGCTGTACTTGAATTGTTACGATTTGTATTTATGCTAACCGGCATGAATGGTGAAGATTAA